The Nitrosomonas communis genome has a segment encoding these proteins:
- a CDS encoding methyltransferase domain-containing protein, which translates to MERATIDLFERSSLRDEHFHRYTLASMLAEGRVVDCACGIGYGSTLLNQEKAVTSYLGMDPSEEAIRYATENYARPGFTFTVGTLEDNSCEAASVDTFVTLETLEHTHDPERCIRNVSHILKADGLLIGSVPSADYEELCEQVYGPNPFHLHRFTHKDLEDLLGRYFNSARMFSAEFAMGTLFRPLDQKTSDSSAGQIILRDNHLNKVAGSLFFIAGGKARVGSALNKLGLMQKFLQSVPKIVLDQEEVEPVRLSFQRAENMIRQRDEAMAAQAKLLEERWAVMQSMEEQIHQRDQAMVAQAQMLEARWAVMQSMEEQIRQRDETVALQIRGIRGLKSVLNAVSEKIGSEVFLKMLQNKQYPSTPFLDMAFSLYLFIARLYQAALKAGAQDLFFFSREGQPLKEMFDLYLSYRDSPVTIRTHYLQVSRRSTFLISLGPLSQERFHVLFRQYRRIALIDFLKSLALEEHTLSLAQALGVDVRAFETVKEDLPNDPLFQNLLKLKVFQQLYEEERVARSTAFERYLASLAGGSIPELLHVVDVGWKGSIQDNLFNWLSHLHGEKARIEGYYLGLVASGGLTVRNAKTGLLFSNINQLTPGFAIFNENRSLFEIILHADHGSAQRYGLDANGNVQIVQDEFKEKKMIEEKVWPVSQPIFDYFGQLAAALANIPLAANDLLKFTLKRHARMVFHPSQEEIDWTFSVYHVENFGVFEESRFGNANSRVSRLSQMMFTWHLLRRRRPSELGSWPWLTIKIRALPGLDRLYSWFRRWQRR; encoded by the coding sequence ATGGAACGTGCCACAATAGATTTGTTTGAACGCTCATCGTTAAGGGACGAGCATTTCCATCGATATACGCTTGCTTCTATGCTGGCTGAAGGTAGGGTGGTTGATTGTGCTTGTGGCATTGGCTATGGCAGTACCCTGTTAAACCAAGAGAAAGCGGTTACTTCCTATCTTGGCATGGATCCTTCAGAGGAAGCCATCCGGTATGCAACAGAAAATTATGCCAGGCCAGGTTTCACCTTTACTGTAGGTACGCTTGAGGATAATTCATGTGAAGCAGCCAGCGTCGATACTTTTGTTACGCTTGAAACGCTTGAGCACACTCACGATCCTGAGAGGTGCATTCGGAATGTTAGCCACATCCTCAAAGCCGATGGTCTACTGATTGGAAGCGTTCCGAGTGCTGATTATGAGGAGCTGTGCGAGCAGGTATACGGACCTAATCCCTTTCATCTGCATCGTTTTACTCACAAAGATCTCGAGGATTTACTCGGCCGATATTTTAATTCGGCTCGCATGTTTTCCGCTGAATTTGCTATGGGCACTCTTTTTCGTCCTCTCGATCAGAAGACATCTGACTCTTCTGCAGGGCAGATCATCTTACGTGACAACCATCTGAACAAGGTAGCAGGGTCGCTGTTCTTTATTGCCGGTGGCAAGGCTCGGGTTGGATCGGCCTTGAACAAGCTGGGTCTTATGCAGAAATTCCTCCAGAGCGTACCTAAGATTGTTCTCGACCAGGAAGAAGTAGAACCCGTCAGGCTATCCTTTCAGCGCGCGGAAAATATGATACGCCAACGTGACGAAGCGATGGCAGCCCAAGCAAAGTTACTCGAGGAACGCTGGGCTGTGATGCAATCGATGGAGGAGCAGATTCACCAACGTGACCAGGCGATGGTGGCCCAAGCGCAGATGCTCGAAGCACGCTGGGCTGTGATGCAGTCGATGGAAGAGCAGATTCGCCAGCGTGATGAAACTGTGGCCCTGCAGATACGAGGCATCAGGGGGCTTAAAAGTGTGCTCAATGCGGTTTCTGAAAAAATAGGCTCTGAAGTTTTTTTAAAGATGCTACAAAATAAACAGTATCCCTCCACGCCATTCCTCGACATGGCTTTCAGTCTTTACCTTTTTATAGCCAGGCTTTATCAAGCAGCGCTCAAAGCGGGCGCACAAGATTTATTTTTCTTCTCCCGCGAAGGACAACCTCTTAAAGAAATGTTTGATCTCTATCTATCGTATAGAGACAGTCCAGTCACTATCCGCACTCATTATCTTCAGGTGTCGAGGCGCTCTACTTTCCTGATTTCGCTCGGGCCATTATCGCAAGAAAGATTTCATGTTCTTTTCAGGCAATATCGTCGTATCGCGCTCATTGATTTTTTAAAAAGCCTGGCACTCGAAGAGCATACCCTTTCCCTGGCGCAAGCACTCGGGGTAGATGTCCGCGCTTTTGAAACGGTCAAAGAAGATTTGCCAAATGACCCGCTCTTTCAAAACCTTCTCAAGTTAAAGGTATTCCAGCAACTGTATGAAGAAGAACGTGTCGCCAGAAGTACTGCGTTCGAACGCTATCTTGCCAGCCTGGCAGGCGGCTCAATACCCGAATTGCTGCATGTGGTTGATGTCGGCTGGAAAGGATCGATTCAGGACAATCTCTTTAATTGGCTCAGCCATTTGCATGGCGAGAAAGCCAGAATTGAGGGTTATTATTTAGGGCTGGTGGCAAGCGGCGGTCTCACTGTCCGCAATGCCAAAACCGGCTTACTTTTTTCCAATATTAATCAATTAACGCCAGGCTTTGCTATCTTTAACGAAAACCGCTCACTTTTTGAGATCATTCTTCATGCTGACCACGGCTCAGCCCAACGGTATGGATTAGACGCCAATGGGAATGTACAAATTGTGCAAGATGAATTTAAAGAAAAAAAAATGATTGAGGAAAAGGTATGGCCAGTTTCTCAACCTATTTTTGATTACTTTGGACAGCTTGCTGCGGCCTTGGCAAATATACCGCTAGCCGCTAACGATTTGCTTAAATTCACGCTGAAACGGCATGCGCGCATGGTTTTCCATCCATCTCAAGAGGAGATCGATTGGACATTTTCTGTTTACCATGTGGAAAACTTCGGGGTTTTTGAAGAATCCCGGTTCGGTAACGCCAACAGTCGCGTGTCTCGATTAAGCCAGATGATGTTTACCTGGCATTTGTTACGTCGTCGTCGACCATCAGAACTGGGGTCTTGGCCATGGCTTACTATCAAAATACGGGCGCTGCCAGGGTTGGACAGGCTATATAGCTGGTTCCGACGTTGGCAAAGACGCTGA
- a CDS encoding glycosyltransferase, with protein MKLCFLVGSMAISGGTYVIVQHAAYLRDHGFEVTLAVQEPFSALTLAWHDEAPALRCIPIVEAKKEHFDLVIATWWKTVFELSHFQAKQYAYFVQSIESNFYPEEEVPLRFLVETTYRFPILYVTEATWIQQYLAEKFGQAAALVRNGIRKDIYTPSGPAIAPRNLARPPRILVEGHFGVSFKNTALSIRLAREAGARDIWVLTGSPVSWLPGVNRVFSQVPMIKTAQIYRSCDILVKLSTVEGMFGPPLEIFHCGGTAIVFDVTGHDEYIVNGVNACVISCGNADRVVSILQRLLSDRDTLSQLQQGALQTATAWPSWEESSAQFHQWVAGCLQGSAPDRSVLVAMTEQAFADYSHDEQLRLAQNPAIIRRHKLSVLASRFPRSVIRKVKQLEAIGEVALGRRTAY; from the coding sequence ATGAAATTGTGTTTTCTTGTGGGTTCGATGGCGATCAGTGGTGGCACTTATGTGATCGTTCAGCACGCAGCTTATTTACGTGATCATGGATTCGAGGTGACCCTTGCGGTACAAGAACCATTTTCCGCCTTAACGCTTGCCTGGCATGACGAAGCGCCGGCTTTACGCTGCATTCCCATTGTAGAAGCCAAGAAAGAGCATTTCGATCTAGTCATTGCGACCTGGTGGAAGACAGTGTTTGAGCTAAGTCATTTCCAGGCTAAACAATATGCTTATTTTGTTCAGTCGATCGAATCCAATTTTTATCCTGAAGAAGAAGTACCCTTGAGGTTTTTGGTGGAAACGACCTACCGTTTCCCCATTCTGTACGTGACCGAAGCGACCTGGATTCAGCAATACCTGGCGGAAAAGTTTGGTCAGGCGGCTGCACTCGTGCGTAACGGCATTCGGAAGGATATCTATACGCCATCAGGGCCGGCAATTGCACCGCGTAACCTGGCTCGGCCGCCTCGCATACTGGTAGAAGGACATTTCGGTGTTTCATTCAAAAACACCGCGCTAAGTATTCGCCTAGCGCGGGAAGCAGGTGCGAGAGATATCTGGGTACTCACTGGCTCCCCGGTTAGTTGGCTTCCTGGGGTAAACAGAGTCTTTTCGCAAGTACCTATGATAAAGACTGCCCAGATCTATCGTTCCTGCGATATTTTAGTCAAGCTGAGTACAGTAGAAGGGATGTTCGGCCCTCCCTTGGAGATATTTCATTGCGGCGGAACGGCCATCGTGTTTGACGTTACAGGTCACGACGAGTACATCGTCAATGGCGTAAATGCATGCGTAATTTCTTGTGGCAATGCTGATAGAGTCGTCAGCATACTGCAGCGTTTGTTGTCAGATCGCGATACCTTGTCGCAACTGCAACAGGGAGCATTACAAACGGCTACTGCCTGGCCGTCTTGGGAAGAATCCTCCGCACAATTCCACCAATGGGTGGCAGGCTGCCTGCAAGGCTCGGCGCCAGATCGTTCGGTTCTGGTAGCCATGACCGAGCAAGCCTTTGCCGACTATTCGCACGATGAGCAATTACGGCTTGCCCAAAACCCTGCCATTATCCGTCGACACAAATTGAGTGTGCTTGCATCACGCTTTCCGCGCTCAGTAATCCGGAAAGTGAAGCAGCTAGAAGCAATCGGTGAGGTGGCGTTGGGAAGGAGAACAGCATATTGA